The Methylotenera sp. G11 genome includes a window with the following:
- a CDS encoding TolC family protein → MYPDGCNFNGQSLMLNANDGLPVNLLKVCKRDLLCKLGGFLFLLSASTATAASNITELPDEMISAIRSAMQTHPDVMAADSKMLSAKSQVEAGGYRWYPKAEVAVRTGETGDRYSTVGLNQTLWDHGKINADFEAAKASELGAMSGKNAAIQSVGMAAAIAYLDVARAREQRAVAEENLNEHKKLHFSVLKRSDNGIGSKSDVTLTTSRLQQARAVERQWSGSVSRAEAVYLSVIGSAAAAGSLPTIQSWTVADGESGLISRVVTRSPSLQKLREEVKVAEATVESKKALLYPTLYARVDNTRYFGSGPFDSDTRFSVNFQWQNDVALTQRFQVEAAQHMVDAAKHALESEERVLVQTSSNYWSDYTTALSRSEELEKFAVSAAETVKLFKRQFTIGRRSWPEVTNTLQDLYSANSQRVDAKYAVMTARMQLAFVGGEMDYLIDAYRNTPAK, encoded by the coding sequence TTGTATCCAGATGGCTGTAATTTTAATGGACAAAGTTTAATGTTGAATGCGAATGATGGATTGCCAGTGAATTTGCTTAAGGTCTGCAAGCGGGACTTATTATGCAAATTGGGTGGGTTTTTATTTTTGTTGTCTGCTTCAACTGCAACAGCAGCTTCCAACATTACAGAACTGCCGGATGAAATGATATCGGCAATTCGTTCAGCGATGCAGACACATCCGGATGTGATGGCTGCTGATTCAAAAATGCTATCGGCCAAATCGCAGGTGGAAGCTGGTGGTTATCGCTGGTACCCTAAAGCTGAGGTCGCTGTCAGAACGGGGGAGACTGGTGACCGGTACTCAACTGTAGGATTAAATCAGACCTTGTGGGATCACGGGAAGATTAATGCTGATTTTGAGGCGGCTAAAGCAAGTGAACTGGGAGCCATGTCAGGAAAAAATGCTGCAATACAGTCAGTAGGCATGGCTGCTGCAATCGCTTATCTTGATGTTGCCAGGGCGCGCGAGCAAAGGGCTGTTGCTGAAGAAAACCTTAACGAACACAAAAAACTGCATTTCAGTGTACTGAAACGCAGTGATAACGGTATTGGCAGTAAATCGGATGTCACGTTAACAACATCAAGGTTGCAACAGGCGCGTGCAGTTGAAAGGCAATGGAGTGGTTCAGTATCTCGTGCTGAGGCGGTATATCTTTCAGTGATAGGTTCTGCAGCCGCAGCCGGCAGTTTGCCGACGATTCAATCATGGACTGTTGCTGATGGTGAAAGTGGTCTGATATCTCGCGTCGTGACACGATCACCCTCATTGCAGAAGCTCCGTGAAGAAGTGAAAGTCGCCGAAGCTACGGTAGAGTCCAAAAAGGCGCTGTTATATCCAACTTTATATGCAAGGGTCGATAACACTCGATATTTCGGCAGTGGTCCATTCGACAGTGACACCAGGTTTTCTGTCAATTTTCAATGGCAGAACGATGTGGCATTAACACAACGCTTTCAGGTAGAGGCTGCCCAGCACATGGTTGACGCAGCTAAACATGCATTGGAATCTGAAGAGCGTGTATTGGTGCAGACTTCAAGTAATTATTGGTCGGATTACACAACTGCACTCAGTCGCAGTGAAGAGCTAGAGAAATTTGCTGTATCAGCTGCTGAAACCGTAAAGCTGTTCAAACGGCAGTTCACTATTGGCCGCAGATCGTGGCCTGAAGTTACTAATACATTGCAAGATTTGTATTCGGCTAACAGTCAGAGGGTCGATGCAAAATATGCCGTCATGACAGCCAGGATGCAATTGGCATTTGTTGGTGGTGAGATGGATTATTTAATTGATGCTTACCGCAATACTCCTGCCAAATAA
- a CDS encoding helix-turn-helix transcriptional regulator, which produces MDICYLKQLIQNQKEIQMKAAPIERCRTCFCGQCSISEVSKVYALNSALDHAYSIFGVGLVFFDSERNLTHLNELARIKLKLPEEFILLGGDLIKECFNHQSHIELRRSIDQLINDRCANEIHLNIPIREEKSNVMLQRLEKTAFGIDTPGIAMFIFESKQENDTSSADVARIFGLTKAEARLMLAITNGMTAKEYSAMHGISINTAYSQIKEILAKTGTRRQAELVKLVLEHSPGLERRKNIIPVMTERRAPSLRLPAI; this is translated from the coding sequence ATGGATATCTGCTATTTAAAGCAGCTAATCCAAAACCAAAAGGAAATCCAGATGAAGGCTGCCCCAATAGAAAGGTGCAGAACCTGCTTTTGCGGGCAATGCTCCATCAGTGAAGTCAGCAAGGTTTATGCACTAAACTCAGCGCTTGACCATGCTTATTCTATATTCGGTGTTGGATTGGTCTTTTTTGACAGCGAACGCAACCTGACCCATCTCAACGAACTTGCAAGAATCAAACTGAAACTTCCGGAAGAGTTCATCCTTTTGGGCGGCGACCTGATCAAAGAATGCTTCAATCATCAGTCCCATATCGAGCTGCGGCGTTCTATAGACCAGTTAATCAATGACAGATGTGCAAATGAGATCCACCTTAACATCCCCATCCGGGAAGAAAAAAGCAATGTAATGCTGCAGCGACTGGAAAAAACTGCGTTCGGGATTGATACTCCCGGAATTGCCATGTTCATTTTTGAATCGAAACAGGAGAACGATACATCTTCTGCCGATGTAGCACGAATTTTCGGTCTTACAAAAGCGGAGGCACGCCTGATGCTAGCCATTACCAATGGCATGACCGCCAAAGAATACTCCGCTATGCATGGCATTTCCATCAATACCGCTTATAGCCAGATTAAAGAAATATTGGCTAAAACAGGCACCCGACGCCAAGCCGAACTCGTAAAACTTGTACTTGAACACTCACCTGGCCTTGAGAGGCGGAAAAATATCATTCCGGTAATGACAGAGCGCAGGGCACCCTCTCTCAGATTGCCCGCCATTTAA
- a CDS encoding type I secretion system permease/ATPase — MRIDKIKLDRDLLIDALALWMRWRGHAIPHNMLSQHFPPISGEANWSALQKAGRSVGIHLSYKKRNKVQPKPESFPLIAVMGDGTVSAIRQMDMQGRMVSSQVGGDAAIVSTENIVGWLQVSITSKRLHQQILGANSSGASWFWDAFTANWWAYLQAAIATGFASLLALSAALYSMQVYDRVIPSDSTNTLMVLTIGVVIVYVLELILRSFRAYVVDYAGKKVDLDVSEKVFNQGIGIRMESRPQHTGTFISQLREHESLRDFVTSAAIFTLADFPFLIIFLVAMWLIGGNLVFVPLVVIPALIIFSALMQWPMMKLSREHIRESNARSGLLIESIEGAETLKTLNAEWRMRRRWRELTELVSGTSMRVKSISNFTTNFASTVQSLLYIAIVALGALMIRDGNLTAGALIACSILAGRAVAPVSQIIGLLTRIYQVRASAQTLDKIMGMPIDRPSDANFLLLDRCQGNLSLANVQFSYGESDVVALNIPKLDIAAGERVALLGRTGSGKSTLLRLLSGLYMPTKGRVLMDGVDIHQIDPSIFRHSVGYMTQDVRLFSGTLKDNLLLGAGDVSDDRMLETAKVTGIDRYLSYHPKGFDMPIYEGGGGLSGGQKQAVGLARLMLADPGVFLLDEPTAAMDQQTENEFIQRFSDWLGKDRSLVIATHKPSILSLVSRIIVLEQGQVLIDGPRDQVLQQLSTPVTHIRAA; from the coding sequence GTGCGTATAGATAAAATCAAACTAGACCGCGATCTACTTATTGATGCACTTGCGTTGTGGATGCGTTGGCGCGGTCATGCCATACCACACAATATGCTTTCGCAGCACTTTCCTCCAATAAGCGGCGAGGCAAACTGGTCTGCTTTGCAGAAAGCAGGGCGATCTGTAGGTATACACCTAAGTTATAAAAAACGAAATAAGGTGCAGCCTAAGCCTGAAAGTTTCCCGCTTATTGCTGTGATGGGTGATGGTACGGTGAGCGCTATACGCCAGATGGATATGCAGGGCCGTATGGTATCCAGCCAGGTAGGTGGTGATGCTGCGATAGTCTCTACTGAAAACATTGTTGGATGGCTGCAGGTCAGTATTACTTCCAAGCGATTGCATCAGCAAATTTTAGGAGCCAATAGTTCGGGTGCAAGCTGGTTCTGGGATGCATTTACAGCGAACTGGTGGGCATATTTGCAAGCAGCTATCGCTACGGGATTTGCCAGTTTACTGGCATTGTCCGCGGCACTTTATTCAATGCAGGTGTATGACCGGGTTATTCCCAGTGACTCTACCAATACTCTAATGGTACTCACAATTGGAGTGGTGATTGTGTATGTGCTGGAGTTGATTTTGCGCTCATTCCGCGCTTATGTCGTCGACTATGCTGGAAAAAAAGTGGATTTGGATGTCTCTGAAAAAGTATTTAATCAAGGCATCGGCATTCGGATGGAATCACGCCCTCAGCACACAGGTACCTTTATTTCTCAACTACGGGAACATGAATCTCTGCGTGATTTTGTGACCTCTGCTGCAATCTTTACGCTGGCAGATTTTCCGTTTCTTATCATTTTCTTGGTAGCCATGTGGCTGATAGGCGGTAATCTTGTTTTTGTGCCGCTTGTGGTTATACCCGCGCTCATTATATTCAGCGCTTTGATGCAATGGCCGATGATGAAGCTTTCGCGGGAACACATCAGGGAGAGTAATGCGCGTTCCGGTTTGCTTATTGAGTCAATAGAAGGTGCCGAAACCCTGAAGACGTTGAATGCTGAATGGCGCATGCGCCGCCGCTGGCGTGAACTGACGGAGCTGGTAAGTGGCACGAGCATGCGTGTTAAATCAATCAGTAACTTTACGACCAATTTTGCATCTACCGTGCAGTCACTTTTGTATATCGCCATCGTGGCGCTCGGCGCCTTAATGATCAGGGATGGAAATTTAACCGCCGGTGCATTAATTGCTTGCTCCATTCTTGCCGGTCGTGCCGTGGCGCCAGTGTCGCAAATCATCGGGCTGTTAACACGCATATACCAGGTGAGAGCTTCGGCGCAAACCTTAGACAAGATTATGGGTATGCCGATTGACAGGCCTAGTGATGCTAACTTCCTGCTGCTGGATCGCTGTCAGGGTAATCTGTCGCTTGCCAATGTGCAGTTTTCGTATGGGGAGTCGGATGTTGTTGCTTTAAATATTCCAAAGCTGGATATCGCAGCGGGTGAACGTGTAGCCCTGCTTGGCAGAACCGGCTCAGGTAAATCCACCCTGTTGCGACTGTTGTCTGGGTTATATATGCCAACTAAAGGCCGAGTGCTGATGGATGGTGTGGACATTCACCAGATTGATCCATCTATATTCCGTCATTCGGTTGGCTATATGACGCAGGATGTGCGCCTGTTCTCAGGCACATTGAAAGATAACCTTCTGCTGGGTGCTGGAGATGTCAGCGATGACCGGATGCTTGAGACTGCAAAGGTGACAGGGATAGACCGTTACCTTTCATATCATCCCAAAGGGTTTGATATGCCTATATATGAAGGCGGCGGCGGGTTGTCAGGCGGCCAGAAACAGGCAGTTGGATTGGCCCGTTTAATGTTGGCAGACCCCGGGGTTTTTCTGCTGGATGAACCAACTGCCGCAATGGATCAGCAAACTGAAAATGAGTTCATACAGCGTTTCTCTGACTGGCTTGGCAAAGATCGCAGTCTGGTAATCGCAACGCATAAACCTTCTATATTGTCTTTGGTCAGCCGCATTATCGTGCTTGAACAAGGCCAGGTTCTTATTGATGGACCGCGCGACCAGGTTCTGCAGCAACTCTCAACTCCTGTCACCCATATAAGGGCGGCTTGA
- a CDS encoding c-type cytochrome: protein MNIRYLIGLSALLLLANSNALYAAVDINNGKNMFNQECAECHSVKEGKNKKGPSLWNILGRKSASINDFNYSDNMRSSQIIWTSDQLSAYMEHPKVLVPAGKMKYDGLDNPKDRADLIEFLSSLH, encoded by the coding sequence GTGAACATCAGATATTTAATTGGATTGTCAGCTTTGCTGCTGCTTGCTAACTCCAATGCGCTTTATGCCGCCGTTGATATCAATAACGGCAAGAACATGTTCAATCAGGAGTGTGCGGAATGCCATAGTGTTAAAGAAGGTAAGAATAAGAAAGGACCCTCTTTGTGGAATATCCTAGGTAGAAAATCTGCTTCTATCAATGATTTCAACTACTCAGATAATATGCGCAGCTCACAGATAATATGGACATCCGATCAGTTATCGGCATATATGGAACATCCTAAGGTTTTAGTGCCAGCTGGCAAGATGAAATATGATGGGCTTGATAATCCAAAAGACAGGGCTGATCTGATAGAGTTTTTATCCAGCCTGCATTAA
- a CDS encoding FecR family protein — protein MSAATRAPRTCSIDAGSVLEQSDGSASGIGGTGHNAAIPSSGIGGTGHENTIPPGGIGGTEHNVAVQSSGIGGTGHDTAIPPGGIGGTGHENSIPPGGIGGTGHEPGVPPGGIGGTGIVAAGTLMNVSGIITAEDYTKKQLQLAKGDQICPGDTIATNQDAKVKIQFADGAILHLLKNTEISLVDYNYSPQQPELNRSLIILAKGDIRSISGKMSKLNPQKYSFKTPSSTIRVIGTDFLVTHLLQQEGALDAGTYTKVISGEVSVQSTTSTIRLRAGESSHVMLNGTQSIITSGGGTCSVH, from the coding sequence GTGTCCGCAGCTACACGCGCGCCTCGCACATGCAGTATAGATGCCGGCTCTGTTCTAGAACAAAGCGATGGCTCTGCCAGCGGCATCGGCGGTACCGGGCATAACGCGGCTATCCCATCAAGCGGCATCGGCGGCACCGGACATGAAAATACCATTCCACCAGGCGGCATCGGCGGTACAGAGCATAATGTTGCCGTACAATCAAGCGGCATCGGCGGCACTGGACACGACACGGCCATCCCACCTGGAGGCATCGGCGGTACTGGTCATGAAAATTCTATTCCTCCGGGCGGCATTGGAGGCACAGGACACGAACCGGGCGTTCCACCGGGCGGCATTGGAGGCACAGGCATTGTCGCCGCGGGAACCCTGATGAATGTCAGCGGTATTATTACCGCCGAGGATTACACTAAAAAACAACTCCAGTTGGCCAAAGGCGATCAAATTTGTCCAGGTGACACAATTGCTACAAACCAGGATGCAAAGGTCAAAATCCAGTTTGCAGATGGCGCCATATTGCACCTTCTCAAAAACACAGAAATCAGCCTGGTTGACTACAACTACTCACCCCAGCAGCCTGAATTAAACCGCAGCCTGATAATACTGGCAAAAGGTGATATCCGCTCCATATCTGGCAAGATGTCCAAACTTAATCCGCAAAAATACAGCTTCAAGACGCCATCATCCACTATTCGCGTGATTGGCACGGATTTTCTGGTGACGCATCTGCTACAGCAAGAAGGCGCGCTTGATGCTGGAACTTACACCAAAGTGATCTCCGGAGAGGTGAGTGTGCAGAGCACCACCAGCACAATACGGTTACGCGCCGGGGAGTCCAGTCACGTCATGCTCAATGGCACGCAGTCAATCATCACCAGCGGGGGCGGCACCTGCTCGGTGCATTAA
- a CDS encoding HlyD family type I secretion periplasmic adaptor subunit produces the protein MNNVVSTNHGAKFLMGGILLLSLIGGVIAFGWWAYASQLDIVTRAAGTVIPSSRVQSIQSLDGGIVNEIKVSEGDIVEKGELLLRIDSDKAQAIYRETLSKVASLEAAIARSRSEVLGVPLIFPKSTADFPEVVNAQKILYSKRLSALNEEVAVLQETMQLVQKELNLNEPMLETGEVSEVDVIRLRRQVNEIKGSITQRRNRYLSEAQAELAKAQDELSSQTEQLAARKTVLDQVDIYAPVKGVVKNIRITTRGGVVRPAEEIMQLVPIDEELLVEIKIKPADVAFLRPGLPASIKLDAYDYTIYGTLNGELTYISPDTLREETSREDVKYYRGIVRTAGSKLRNPRSEKIEIIPGMTASAEIKTGQRTVMQYLLKPITRGLKESLHER, from the coding sequence TTGAATAATGTTGTATCAACAAATCATGGCGCCAAGTTCCTGATGGGGGGCATATTACTGCTATCGCTGATTGGAGGCGTGATTGCGTTTGGATGGTGGGCATATGCATCGCAGCTGGACATTGTTACCCGGGCCGCCGGTACGGTAATACCAAGCAGCCGCGTCCAATCGATACAAAGCCTGGATGGTGGAATTGTAAATGAGATAAAAGTTTCAGAAGGGGATATTGTTGAGAAGGGTGAATTGCTGCTGCGTATTGATAGTGACAAAGCACAGGCAATCTATCGCGAAACGCTCTCTAAAGTAGCTTCACTTGAAGCTGCAATTGCAAGGTCACGATCAGAGGTTTTAGGTGTGCCGCTTATTTTCCCAAAAAGTACAGCCGACTTTCCTGAGGTAGTGAATGCGCAAAAAATTCTATATTCAAAACGATTATCTGCACTGAATGAAGAGGTTGCTGTGCTACAGGAAACCATGCAGCTAGTGCAGAAAGAACTGAACTTGAATGAACCTATGCTGGAAACAGGGGAAGTAAGTGAAGTTGATGTGATTCGTCTGCGCCGGCAAGTGAATGAAATCAAAGGTTCAATCACCCAGCGCCGCAACCGCTACCTGAGCGAAGCTCAGGCCGAACTGGCAAAAGCGCAAGATGAACTCTCGTCGCAGACAGAGCAGCTGGCGGCGCGTAAAACCGTGCTTGACCAGGTCGATATATATGCCCCGGTGAAAGGCGTGGTTAAAAACATTCGCATTACTACCCGCGGTGGTGTCGTACGCCCTGCTGAAGAAATCATGCAGCTTGTACCTATTGATGAGGAGTTATTGGTCGAAATCAAAATCAAGCCTGCCGATGTGGCATTTCTGAGGCCAGGGCTGCCAGCCAGTATTAAGCTGGATGCCTATGATTACACCATTTACGGCACACTGAATGGTGAACTTACATACATAAGCCCGGATACGTTGCGTGAGGAAACCTCGCGGGAAGACGTGAAATATTATCGTGGCATCGTCCGCACTGCTGGCAGCAAGCTGCGTAACCCACGTTCAGAAAAAATCGAGATCATTCCCGGCATGACTGCCAGTGCAGAGATTAAGACTGGGCAGCGCACGGTCATGCAGTATCTGCTCAAGCCGATTACCCGTGGTTTAAAAGAAAGTCTGCACGAAAGATAG
- a CDS encoding protein adenylyltransferase SelO, producing the protein MKTSSYSAPEQSGFKFDNSYAKLASKLYQKQKPEAARNPNLLLLNHALAKTLGLNVQALEKEGAEYLGGNALYATAEPIAQAYAGHQFGGFNMLGDGRAVLLGEHITPDNKRFDIQLKGSGRTAYSRSGDGRAALAPMLREYIISEAMHALGIPTTRSLAVVTTGEMVYRDDAYPGAVLTRVASSHIRIGTFQYASALQDRQLLAELADYTIHRHFPEIAAAENKYARLLEKVIDLQASLIAKWMQVGFIHGVMNTDNMSICGETIDYGPCAFMNNYDPGTVFSSIDSKGRYAFGNQAPIAHWNLYRFAETLLPLINTDEDQSIVTAKELLEAFPARFLAYWLAGMRHKLGLFNQEQGDLELVEDLLMYMQKNNADYTNTFRSLGKELLKTMQIYHDAGFKNWLQAWEARLSRQQENFAQSLTLMDRTNPAIIPRNHLVEDAISAAVDQQTLQPLEQLLSAITAPYSTDAVHSKFTQPPEPSFDIHYKTFCGT; encoded by the coding sequence ATGAAAACTTCAAGTTACTCAGCTCCAGAACAGTCCGGATTCAAGTTTGACAATAGCTACGCAAAACTCGCATCCAAGCTATATCAGAAACAAAAGCCAGAAGCCGCCAGAAACCCGAACCTGCTATTACTTAATCATGCACTTGCCAAAACGCTGGGATTGAATGTGCAGGCTCTTGAAAAGGAAGGTGCAGAATATCTCGGTGGGAATGCTTTATACGCAACTGCCGAACCTATTGCCCAAGCTTATGCAGGACATCAATTCGGTGGATTTAACATGCTGGGAGATGGCCGCGCCGTGTTATTAGGCGAACACATTACTCCGGACAACAAAAGATTCGACATCCAGCTGAAAGGCTCCGGCAGAACTGCATACTCACGCTCAGGAGATGGCCGCGCAGCGTTGGCACCGATGCTGCGCGAGTACATTATCAGCGAAGCCATGCATGCCCTGGGCATCCCCACCACAAGAAGCCTGGCGGTGGTCACAACCGGTGAAATGGTATACCGTGATGATGCATACCCAGGCGCAGTATTGACCCGCGTTGCATCCAGCCACATTCGCATCGGAACGTTTCAGTACGCGTCTGCGCTGCAGGATCGTCAGCTACTCGCTGAATTAGCTGATTACACCATCCATCGCCATTTTCCAGAAATTGCTGCTGCAGAAAATAAATATGCGAGACTTCTGGAAAAAGTCATCGACCTACAAGCATCACTGATAGCGAAGTGGATGCAGGTTGGCTTTATTCATGGCGTAATGAATACCGATAATATGAGTATCTGCGGCGAAACTATTGACTATGGTCCATGCGCCTTCATGAATAACTATGACCCAGGCACTGTATTTAGCTCAATTGACAGCAAAGGCCGCTATGCTTTCGGCAATCAGGCGCCAATCGCACACTGGAACTTGTACCGGTTTGCTGAAACGCTGCTTCCGCTCATCAACACGGATGAGGATCAATCCATCGTCACCGCAAAAGAATTACTGGAAGCGTTCCCAGCCAGATTCCTAGCTTACTGGCTGGCCGGCATGCGGCATAAATTAGGGCTTTTCAATCAGGAGCAGGGCGATTTGGAACTCGTGGAAGATTTATTAATGTATATGCAGAAAAATAATGCCGACTACACCAATACATTCAGGTCGCTTGGAAAAGAACTCTTAAAAACAATGCAGATTTACCATGATGCAGGGTTTAAAAACTGGCTGCAGGCATGGGAAGCAAGATTATCCAGGCAGCAAGAAAATTTCGCGCAAAGTCTCACTTTGATGGACAGAACCAACCCGGCCATCATTCCGCGCAATCACCTGGTAGAAGACGCTATTTCAGCAGCTGTCGATCAACAAACACTACAACCACTGGAACAATTATTATCCGCAATCACCGCCCCTTACAGCACAGATGCAGTCCATAGTAAATTTACACAGCCACCCGAACCGAGCTTCGACATTCATTACAAAACTTTTTGCGGCACTTAA
- a CDS encoding DUF6502 family protein yields MTIETPPSIISALEQCLKPIARLCIHFGIDHRHISEMLKAAFVSVAKEEFKVNGKSQTDSRIALLTGVHRKDVRRLLGRAPEKTTGHQQGLVANLIAQWLGTPELLNQDGEPNPIPRNPHPDYKISFISLAETLTNDIHPRALMDECLNRGIIKLTDDGMVHLIVESLIPADDLDEKAHFFGQNIHDHISAAEHNLNGDQPPFLDRFVWHEGLSEADVKVVAAAARKAAMNALKQVNNQAIQHKQQHYGDGTKPEFRIHFGTFFYSSRVQAADIKDEPNEQI; encoded by the coding sequence ATGACCATTGAAACGCCACCATCCATCATCAGCGCGCTTGAGCAGTGCCTCAAGCCAATAGCCAGGCTGTGCATTCATTTTGGAATCGATCACCGCCACATTTCGGAAATGCTTAAAGCCGCTTTCGTTTCTGTTGCCAAAGAAGAGTTCAAAGTAAACGGAAAATCACAAACGGACAGCAGGATTGCATTACTCACGGGCGTACACCGCAAAGATGTACGCCGATTGCTTGGACGTGCCCCGGAAAAAACAACGGGCCACCAGCAAGGCTTGGTAGCGAACTTAATTGCACAATGGCTTGGTACCCCGGAATTGCTGAATCAGGATGGGGAACCTAACCCCATTCCTCGCAACCCGCACCCGGATTACAAAATCTCGTTCATATCGCTGGCCGAAACATTGACCAATGACATTCACCCGCGCGCGTTAATGGATGAATGTCTGAACCGTGGAATCATCAAGCTTACTGATGATGGCATGGTCCATCTGATTGTCGAATCCCTGATACCGGCTGACGACCTGGATGAAAAAGCGCATTTTTTCGGACAAAACATACACGACCATATTTCAGCTGCAGAGCACAACCTGAATGGAGATCAGCCGCCATTCCTTGATAGGTTTGTCTGGCATGAAGGATTATCGGAAGCCGATGTGAAAGTCGTAGCCGCAGCCGCCAGGAAGGCTGCCATGAATGCATTGAAACAAGTCAACAATCAGGCGATTCAGCATAAGCAGCAGCATTACGGCGACGGCACAAAGCCTGAATTCAGAATCCACTTCGGGACATTCTTTTATAGCAGCCGCGTCCAGGCTGCAGACATAAAAGACGAGCCTAACGAGCAGATATAA